The nucleotide sequence GTTGCCGTCGTAAGCATACGACGCCCCCATGTACAAAGGCCCATCGCGTTGCACGACGAACTCGACCTTCCCGTTGTTGATATCGGCCGCACTAGGCACGTTCACCAGCGCCAAGGCCGAGAGATTTTTCACGACGTCGGGAACCGGCCCGGTCGCAAAAAGTTCATCGACGCGCCTCGGCGTGAAAGAGGCTGCCGACGTGATCTTGATCTGCTCGGCACCGAGCGCGGGAGAACCGGTCGCGACGGCCGGCTCGCTGCTCGCGCGGAACGCGACTTTCAGCGCGGCTCGTGGAATCGGCTGGCCCGGCAACGTGCCGCCCGGATACTGAATCGCCACTTGCGGCAGCTTCTTATGCAGCGCTTCCGCGCCGGCAGCCGTGATCTTCGTGCCATTGATATCCAACGAGCGGAGACGCGGCATCGTGGCGAGCACTTGCAAACCGGCATCCGTGAATTGTTGGTCGCCGCCGGCGGCCTGCAAGGAATCGACTAGCGGGAACTTCGCGATGGTTTGCAGGCCGGCATCGGTCAACTGGCCGGTGTAGAGCGTCATCTCGCGCACCATGCCGCAGCCGACGAACGCTTCCATGTCCTTATCGGTCGGTTTTCGGTTGTTCAACCCGATGCCGGTCACGGCAAAGGGATAGCTCGGAATCTCATCCGTGGGCTTCACCAGCAAGTTGGGCACGTCGGGCGTCGCGATCGTGAACATGCCGCCGAGCTCTCGAATCTTCAGCGCCGCGCGGCGCTCGCGTGCCGGGTCGACATAGACGACCGATGGGTCGGCAGGATCGACGCCTATGTTCGGCGTCGTCGGCGTGGTCGGAGTTACGGCCACCGACGGCGTGGTGAACATCGACGCGGTCGGTTGCGTCGCGGCGGGCGTTGCCGACGGGATCGCGACCGGAGCAGGCGCGATCGCGGGCGGCGCTCCGCCGGACACCATCTGCACCGTACCCCCTTCGGGTACTTGGATCGTAGCGACGTTGTTGCCGTCTTTATCTTTGACGAAGATCCAGATGCCGCCGAAGAGCAAGAGCGCTCCGGCACCGGCGGCAGCCAGCAGCGGCATGTTCGACTTCTTCTTCGGCGGTGCGGCGCCGGCCGTGCGCGGGCGCACCATCGGCCCGGCGACGTTCGGCAGCGGTGCGTGCGCGGTCTGCGTCACTGCATAGCCACCGGTCGGCGTCGGATCGGTCGGCGTGGGTAAGCCGGTGGAGATCGGTGCGAGCGGGATGTCGAGCGCGCCGGATTTCGATTGCGTGAAATCGATCGTCGCCAAACCGTCGGCCACTTCCTGCATCGTCGGGCGATCGGTCGGGCTCTTCGCAAGCATCCGTGCCACCAACAGATCGAGCGCCGGCGGCGCGTCGGGTCGGAACTTGCGAATCGTCGGAATCGGCTGCTCGCGGTGCGCAAGAATCTTCTCGACGAGCGTACGCCCTGCGTAGACAGGCTCGCCGGTCACGACGCGAAACAACGTGCAGCCGAGGCCGTAGACGTCGGATTTCGCATCGGCGTGACGTGTGTCGAGCGCTTGTTCCGGGGCCATATATTCGACCGTCCCCATCACCGAGCCGCTTTGCGTGAGCTCTCCTTCTTTCATCGCGCCGCCGATTCCTTCGTCGTCGAAACGGGCCAAGCCCATATCGAGCACCTTCACTACCCCGGCCTTGTTCACAAGCAAGTTGCCCGGCTTCACGTCGCGATGCACGATCCCTTTGGAATGTGCTTCGGCGAAGCCGTGGGCCGCTTGTTCGATAAAGCCGCAGGCCTGCTTTACCGGGAACTTCTGCTGCTGCCGCAGAAGTGCCGAGAGATCGTTGCCTTCGACGTATTCAATGACGAGGTAATGCGCTCCATCCTGCACGCCGGCGTCGTAGGCATGCACGATATTGGGATGCGTGAGCTTCGCGGCGGCGCGCACTTCGCGATCGAACCGCCTGACGGAGTCGGCGTTCTTGATCGCGGCTTGCGACATCACCTTGAGCGCGACGATGCGGTCCATGCGGCGATGCCGCACCTTGAAGACTTGGCCCATCCCGCCGGCTCCGATCCGATCGAGCACGAGATAGTCGCCGTAGACGAGCGACTTTCCTTTGCCTTGGTAGATCGCGGCAGCCTGATACTTGGTGAGTTTGCCCTGCTGCACCAGCAACTTAGCCAGCGATTGAGCATCGGACTTATCGAGCTCGGGATGCGCCTTTTCGACGACGGTTAATTCATCTGCGGAGACGAGCCCGCCGGTGGTGACGAACTCGGCGAATTCGGTTTGGTTCATAGGACGAACTCGTTCGGATTGCGGGCCGCTTATCGGGGGCCGTGAGGTTTTCGCATCGCGCACGCCGGGGTCGGCCGGCGGGATTTGCCCCCCTAGATGACTAACTACTTTAAGACAAGCGGCCTCCTCGACATAGGCTTCGGCGGCCGGGCGAGACTGAATTCGCTTCAGAAGGCCGTCTGCACCGGCATTCAGATTTTGCAGCGTATCTTCGCAGCTTGTGCATTCGGCGATGTGGATCGTTACTTCCTCCGCCGCGCCCGCGGCTAGGGCTCCCGATGCATAACCCGATAGCTCGGCATGACTTGGGCATTTACGGTTCGACATGCGGAAGAGTCCTAGCGAAAAGTTTCGGCGGCGATGGGAGCGGCTCGGCGAGGTGCGGCGCAAGCTTCCTTACCTACTAACAACGCAAGGTATTCACACCTTCTTGCCAAAGCCCCGAACGGGCACGACGAAACCATGGGTTTCGCGGCCCGGCCCGAGCTCGGATACCGAGCGCAGATCATCGGCCGAGCTCGATTAGGCCAGCCCGTCCATTTCTTCGCGCAGTCGCTTCATCACTCGATACTTCGCCTGATGCACGGCGTGCTTCGAGATTCCGAGCGCCGCACCGACTTCGGCAGCCGTCCGCTGCTCGACCGCCATCTCCCAGAACGCCTGCCAAGTCTTCGGCTCGAACTCGGCCCGAATCAACTCCAGCGTCCGGAGCAACAGACCATGATCGGTGGCAGTTCGTTGCTCGGCGTCTTCGATCGGCTCCGGCGAGTTGTCGGGGATTTCTTGCAGCATCAGTTTCGCGGCCGTGCCGCCGGTGGCAATCGCATGGTCCGACGAGCGGCGCACATGATCGCGCACGCGGTTGCGAGTGATAATCCACAGCCAGCCTCGAAACGCGTCCCCTTTTTTCTCGCGACGAAACGTCTCGATCTTCCGCGCCAAGACGCCGAATGTTTCTTGTACGATGTCGGCCGAATCTTCCTCCGACAAGCCGCAACGCCGCGACCAA is from Planctomycetia bacterium and encodes:
- a CDS encoding sigma-70 family RNA polymerase sigma factor; the encoded protein is MHDVEADQSSITSQSLLLRVMERDASAWARLSKIYGPLVYHWSRRCGLSEEDSADIVQETFGVLARKIETFRREKKGDAFRGWLWIITRNRVRDHVRRSSDHAIATGGTAAKLMLQEIPDNSPEPIEDAEQRTATDHGLLLRTLELIRAEFEPKTWQAFWEMAVEQRTAAEVGAALGISKHAVHQAKYRVMKRLREEMDGLA